The Acinonyx jubatus isolate Ajub_Pintada_27869175 chromosome D2, VMU_Ajub_asm_v1.0, whole genome shotgun sequence genome contains a region encoding:
- the LOC128312569 gene encoding basic proline-rich protein-like, whose amino-acid sequence MSRPPGAPAAPAPVRAQLRGPRRCACRKRPAGGQASGGHHCSPAARPRRWSPLLLGLCARGSSLAPAWTCPLGPPSATPGARGPLHGPLPPMRGLPGPEGDSQAGPASDCTCPGGDPWALLHIPNPSPRGTPSFAPRWQGQGGLLKGTRLLPANPPPPPRLIIQVPGWLAPAALLRHLPRAPGPGFPFSQINSTLRRNEKSARERRCFIMRFSPASLGIRHLAEWHTWLIRFNYVSFKFKNPLKERTALAAGRCLPTHRGNHGLLCLNCVTLPWAVAPREPGFQEGAGSGPPALKSTGQLHSVQRRKRAPCSVLASDL is encoded by the coding sequence ATGTCCCGGCCACCTGGAGCCCCGGCAGCCCCCGCACCAGTGAGGGCGCAGCTCAGGGGGCCTCGCAGATGTGCCTGCAGGAAGCGGCCGGCAGGAGGCCAGGCGTCTGGTGGGCATCACTGCTCCCCCGCCGCCAGGCCCCGCCGCTGGTCTCCCCTCTTGCTTGGCCTGTGTGCACGAGGTTCGAGTCTCGCACCGGCCTGGACGTGCCCTTTGGGGCCTCCTTCAGCCACCCCTGGGGCCCGGGGGCCGCTCCACGGCCCTCTTCCACCCATGAGGGGGTTACCAGGGCCGGAGGGGGACAGCCAGGCCGGGCCGGCTTCAGACTGCACCTGTCCAGGTGGTGACCCTTGGGCCCTGCTCCACATTCCCAACCCCAGTCCCCGTGGCACTCCCAGCTTTGCCCCCCGATGGCAAGGCCAGGGTGGGCTGCTCAAAGGAACCAGACTTCTCCCagcaaacccccccccccccccccggctcatCATCCAAGTCCCTGGGTGGCTGGCCCCGGCTGCCCTCCTCAGACACCTTCCCCGGGCCCCCGGGCCCGGCTTCCCGTTCAGTCAAATAAACTCGACCCTGAGAAGGAACGAGAAATCTGCCCGTGAAAGAAGATGCTTTATAATGAGATTCTCACCAGCCTCGCTCGGCATACGGCACCTAGCCGAATGGCACACGTGGCTAATTAGGTTTAATTACGTATCATTTAAATTCAAGAATCCGTTAAAAGAAAGGACTGCATTAGCAGCCGGCCGGTGTTTGCCAACACACAGAGGAAATCACGGACTTTTATGTCTTAATTGCGTGACGCTGCCGTGGGCTGTGGCTCCCCGGGAGCCGGGGTTCCAGGAGGGGGCCGGTTCTGGGCCGCCCGCCCTCAAGTCCACCGGGCAACTGCACTCTGTCCAACGGCGTAAGAGAGCGCCCTGCTCCGTGCTGGCCAGTGACCTGTGA